TTCAAAATTGATTAAGGCTGAAACCGTAATTATTGCCACTGGTGCAACTGCTAAATATCTTGGATTGGAAGATGAGAAAAAATATGCAGGAGGTGGAGTTTCGGCTTGTGCAACCTGCGATGGATTCTTTTACAAAGGAAAGGATGTAGCTGTTGTTGGGGGAGGAGATACCGCAACTGAAGAAGCCATGTATCTTGCCGGACTTTGTAAGAAAGTTTACCTTATCGTGCGTCGCGATGAACTCCGTGCATCAAAAGTAATGGCCGAGCGCACAATGAAAACACCAAATATTGAAATTTTGTGGAAACACCAAACCAAAGGTTTATTTGGCGATAATGGTGTAGTTGAAGGAGCAACACTGGTTAAAAATCTGGGAGAAGAGGGAGAAGAGGAAGTAAAAATTAAAATCGACGGTTTCTTCTTAGGAATAGGCCATCAACCCAATTCAGAAATATTTAAAGATTTTATTGACACCAACGATGTGGGATATATTCAAACAATACCTGGTACCTCGAAAACAAATGTTCCCGGCGTATTTGCTTGTGGCGATGTGCAGGACGATCATTATCGACAAGCAGTAACTGCAGCAGGATCAGGCTGTATGGCTGCTATCGATGCTGAAAGGTACCTTTCTGAAAAAGACGCTTAATTCGTAGCTTTATATAAATTATTAACGGCCGTTTTAGTATTTTAATACTGAAGCGGCCGTTTGTTTTTGTTAATCAATTGAGTTGTTACTCTAACCTTTATCCTGGCTACTTTTAGCTTTTATTGAAAAAAACTTTTTAGGCTGTTTGATGAGCTTTTTGGAGTTAAATTAACGCTTACCTCCGGGTATTTTTGCTGCTGTAAAATTTATAAAAACAAAGTTTAACCATTAAAAAGTAAAGTTATGAAAGTTTTAAGCAGCGTATTATGGGCAGTTGATTTAGCCAATAACCATTCCGAGTCGATTAATAAAATTCGTTTGATATCAGGTAATTTCGGAAACGAAATTATTTTATTACACGTGCTTCCTAAACATATTAAAGGTGGCGCAAGTGCAAAAAAAATTGAAAAATCGGTAAGGTTTGAATTGCAAAATACGATAGTTAGTCAGTTAAACCTGGCTGAAGAGTACAAGGTAAGAATAAGAATAGAGTACGGAAATATTGCCGATCAGATAAACAAAGTTGCTGACGAAGAAAATGTAAATATTGTACTAATAAACAAAGGAAAGACTGAAATTCTGGGAACGAATGGATTGAGTACGTACCGAAAAATTCAAAAACCAATTGCTGTTATTTCCAATATTGAAAGCGCTTCGCAGGCACATATTGTTGTCCCGGTAAACAATTCAAAAGCATCGGCAGTTGCATTAAAATCTGCAATACTGCATGCCCGAAAGTTCGATGCAAAACTGTCGGTTATTTCAGTTTTTGAACCGGTATTATATAGTTCGCCGAGGTTATTACGTCTTGGACTCGATCCTGAAAAAGAGAACAAGCAGCACCACATGAATTTCAAGAGAGAATTGAAAGAATTTTTGCGGCAGTTCGACTTTTCAAATGTGGATGCAGAAGCATATATTTTAAAGGGTAAGGCCGATGAGCAAATAATAAAATTCTGCGATGAGGCAACAATCCTTTATGTTGGAAGTGATGGAAAATCCGGAATCCAACGTGCATTTCAAGGTTCGGTAAGCGAAAATGTTATACAAAATGTACAATGTAATGTTGTTAGCGTTAAAAACGAAAATGTATTTAAATTACGTATTTCTAAAGGGGGAGAAAATATTGCAAAACATTTTAACAGGGGTAATGAGTTACGCAAACTCGGGTTTAAGCACGAAGCTATCATTCAGTACAAAGCCGGCTTAAAATTAAACGAATTACATCTTCCATCCATCCAGGCATTGGCCAATGCGTATGATGAGATGGGAGATAAAGAACAAACTAAGCACTATAACGAGCTTTCGCAGTTACTAAAAAACAATATGACTTATCGAAAGATTGAAGAAGAAGTAAGGCGAAATTTTAAAACTGTAAGTTGATGTTGACAAGCTTTTAAAGCAGCTGTAGCGTAAACTTAATAGAGTTACATATTAAAAGTGGAAATAAATAATGCGTTGAAATAGTAAAACAATCAACGCATTATTCTTTTATAATCGTCTCCAAATTTTTTACATTTGCTTCTCAGCAATCAACTAAAATTTAATTTAATGAGTATTTCAAGAAGAAATTTTTTGTACAAATCATCTGCTGGTGTTGTGGCGGCAGCAAGTATCTCTGGAATCGTTTCGGCTTGCGTTACCCAACCTGAAAATAAAAAACAAGCCGTTTTTGCTAAAGATTCAACCATCCTTTTTCAAGGCGATTCAATAACCGATGCCGGAAGAGACAAGCAAAAAGAAGTGGCAAACAGGTCATGGTCCTTTGGCAATGGTTATGCATTGCTTGCGGCATCGCATTTGCTGAATGTATTTCCTGAACAGCAGCTTACCATTTTTAATCGCGGAATTAGTGGGAATAAAGTTTTTCAACTGGCCGACCGCTGGGAGAAAGATTGTTTGCAGTTAAAACCTGATGTTTTAAGTATTTTAATAGGTGTAAACGATTATTGGCACAAACGCAATGGGAATTACGATGGCACCGTTGAAATATATGAAAATGATTACAGGGCCCTTTTAAAACGAACGCAAGAAGCTCTTCCGGGAATAAAACTTATTTTGTGCGAACCTTTTTATGTGCTGGAAACCAGGGCCGTTGATAACACATGGATCGAACCCATGAAAGAATACCAGGCAGCTGCCAAAAGAATTTCGGAAGAATTTGAAACCATTTGGGTACCCTTCCAAAAAGTATTTGATGAAGCAGTGAACCATGCACCGGGAACCTATTGGACTCCTGACGGTGTGCATCCATCAATGGCAGGAGCACAGCTTATGGCCGAAGCCTGGTTAAAAGCAGTGGGCGCATAAACGTAAAAAACAAGTTGCAGTTTCTATTTTTTACTTCAATATAGTTGAGTTAAAGCTCTGTATTTCAGGCATATATGATGTCTGTTTAATATTTGCTGGTAGATACCCGTGGAACTCGCATGATTAATTTATTTATATCCTTTTGTGTTCCTTAGGCCATGCTCCTTTCATTCTATTAAAATTATTTGTTTTCAACGGTATAGTATGGAACTCGCAGTATTTTAATTCTACTCTTGGGTGTAATTAATTTACATGCTCGTTTCATTTTATGTTACTTTTAATGACAGATAAGCTGTAACTTAACTTTTTTATTCTTGCAATTGAATGGGTATAAGTATTCGCTTTTTATAAAGCAATGTAAGAATTACCCCTCGCGAAAACATAAACATAAGCATTCCCAGCCATAATGCATGGTTGTTCCAAACCGGATTCAGAAAATAATAGACCGGGACAAAAATTAAAAAGGTTGAAATTAACAGGCTATTGCGCATCGCACGTGAAGCTGTAGCCCCAATATATATACCATCCCAAATAAAAGAACCAACACTGGCAAACGGAATTAAAATTACCCAATGCAAGAATTGTTGTGCTGTTGAAATTACATCGATTTGAGTGGTAAGTAATTTAAGAATTGAATTGGTTCCTGCCCAATAAACTAAAGTAAATAACAAGGCAAGTGCAGCTCCCCAGTAAAGAAGCAGACGGACTACTTTTTTTAAGTTTCCCACTTCTTTTGCTCCAATAAATTTACCGACAAGTGCCTCTCCCGCAAAAGCAAAGCCGTCAATAAAAAAGGAAAAGAACATCAGGAATTGC
Above is a genomic segment from uncultured Draconibacterium sp. containing:
- the trxB gene encoding thioredoxin-disulfide reductase; its protein translation is MFKPLDINENEEKKNLDAMEAEQVKCLIIGSGPAGYTAAIYAARANLNPVMYEGLQPGGQLTTTTEVENYPGYPEGVTGPVMMEDLKKQAQRFGTDVRWGMATKVDFSGEVHKVWIDDSKLIKAETVIIATGATAKYLGLEDEKKYAGGGVSACATCDGFFYKGKDVAVVGGGDTATEEAMYLAGLCKKVYLIVRRDELRASKVMAERTMKTPNIEILWKHQTKGLFGDNGVVEGATLVKNLGEEGEEEVKIKIDGFFLGIGHQPNSEIFKDFIDTNDVGYIQTIPGTSKTNVPGVFACGDVQDDHYRQAVTAAGSGCMAAIDAERYLSEKDA
- a CDS encoding universal stress protein, whose amino-acid sequence is MKVLSSVLWAVDLANNHSESINKIRLISGNFGNEIILLHVLPKHIKGGASAKKIEKSVRFELQNTIVSQLNLAEEYKVRIRIEYGNIADQINKVADEENVNIVLINKGKTEILGTNGLSTYRKIQKPIAVISNIESASQAHIVVPVNNSKASAVALKSAILHARKFDAKLSVISVFEPVLYSSPRLLRLGLDPEKENKQHHMNFKRELKEFLRQFDFSNVDAEAYILKGKADEQIIKFCDEATILYVGSDGKSGIQRAFQGSVSENVIQNVQCNVVSVKNENVFKLRISKGGENIAKHFNRGNELRKLGFKHEAIIQYKAGLKLNELHLPSIQALANAYDEMGDKEQTKHYNELSQLLKNNMTYRKIEEEVRRNFKTVS
- a CDS encoding GDSL-type esterase/lipase family protein — its product is MSISRRNFLYKSSAGVVAAASISGIVSACVTQPENKKQAVFAKDSTILFQGDSITDAGRDKQKEVANRSWSFGNGYALLAASHLLNVFPEQQLTIFNRGISGNKVFQLADRWEKDCLQLKPDVLSILIGVNDYWHKRNGNYDGTVEIYENDYRALLKRTQEALPGIKLILCEPFYVLETRAVDNTWIEPMKEYQAAAKRISEEFETIWVPFQKVFDEAVNHAPGTYWTPDGVHPSMAGAQLMAEAWLKAVGA